One Purpureocillium takamizusanense chromosome 1, complete sequence genomic window carries:
- the MPH1 gene encoding DNA helicase (EggNog:ENOG503NUYD~BUSCO:EOG092614O9~COG:A) has product MSDGEFDDDLADEDFIDAFEQVASSGTRRDALKEPTSRPNIGQAATGQQSKDSAAALELQDLPSDAFSSPEPPQRRRASPPARQRQAPPGQAPRTGLARSNSSTYRQTTLWGTDAIERPTQPSQPQSARVYRVDLPREDPSHHALDLEAMKTWVYPTNLGAIRDYQYSIVKNSLFNNTLVALPTGLGKTFIAATVMLNFYRWTRSAKIVFVAPTKPLVAQQVDACYNIAGIPRSETTLLTGDIAPALRVDEWGARRVFFMTPQTLLNDLSHGYADPKSIGLLVIDEAHRAVGEYAYAKVTKLIRRFSKSFRVLALTATPGSKVETVQEVIDNLGISHCEIRTEESIDIRQYVHQRNIDPLVLDPSDEMNLVSELFTEALKPLVDKLSSQNIYYGRNPMALTAYGLMQAQKEWFASRGQHANQGIQFMMRAIFSVLTGLAHSIKLLNFHGIKPFYDNLVDFRSEQEDKGEKGSKYKRQLIEHPSFRDMMDKIAMWLRTDGFVGHPKLTALADCVLNHFMDKGEASGTRVIVFSEYRDSAEDIVRMFNKHRPLIKASVFVGQADGKRGEGMKQAQQIATIDRFKRGEFNVLVATSIGEEGLDIGQVDLIVCYDASASPIRMLQRMGRTGRKRAGNIVLLLMRGKEEDQFAKSKDNYEKMQQLICEGSRFSFRGDLSTRIVPREIRPEVDKRHVDIPVENTQDPSLPEPKKRRAPPGKKKPPKKFHMPDGVETGFQTLSHFMNAGGNKARAKPQRNRELDDVVEIPDLESVVLSEQGIRELDREYRDLPFNHSMVEEADMPSLAAHPELQRRLQHVHRVEHGIHTKRCVKALGKMGLKPESLVRPCREVDTSDYLEIPVRPFVNSDGEEETEDHGEGTVSPQKGTGHATATKMVKQKRKRAANTTKLGGLEADDEEPTLLAGEGLEEEDEPGLPKRKRGRPKKAGKGAGRTKKGGINSDEVGDDCERDSDMMDTDGSDDGADLLDFVVADNQATSSMMDSQATSPTSPASQDTPRNRAQKPFYVPTHFPGTQESDCIPDVTTLVGAKRKESHVDSGNESGDVATRRPARGRRRLVDSDSDE; this is encoded by the coding sequence ATGAGCGACGGCGAGTTCGACGATGACCTTGCCGACGAAGACTTTATCGATGCCTTTGAACAGGTCGCATCTTCGGGGACACGCAGAGACGCCTTGAAGGAGCCGACTTCACGCCCCAATATTGGCCAGGCAGCGACGGGTCAACAGTCGAAAGACTCTGCTGCGGCCTTGGAACTTCAAGACCTGCCATCTGATGCCTTTTCGTCGCCAGAGCccccccaacgccgccgggccagccCTCCTGCGCGCCAGAGACAAGCGCCGCCCGGCCAAGCCCCGCGTACTGGGCTCGCGCGTAGCAACTCATCAACGTATCGGCAAACAACGCTCTGGGGGACCGATGCCATCGAGAGACCGACGCAGCCTTCTCAACCGCAGAGCGCCAGGGTGTATAGAGTCGACCTGCCCCGCGAGGACCCTAGCCATCATGCGCTAGACCTCGAGGCAATGAAGACGTGGGTCTATCCAACTAACCTGGGCGCCATCCGCGACTACCAGTACAGCATCGTCAAGAACTCCCTCTTCAACAACACCCTCGTCGCCTTGCCCACTGGCCTCGGCAAGaccttcatcgccgccacggtCATGCTAAATTTTTACCGCTGGACTCGGTCCGCCAAGATCGTCTTCGTGGCCCCGACGAAGCCGCTGGTGGCGCAGCAAGTCGACGCTTGCTACAACATCGCCGGCATCCCCAGGTCCGAGACGACGCTGCTTACCGGAGATATCGCCCCGGCtctgcgcgtcgacgagtggggggcgaggagggtcTTCTTCATGACACCTCAGACTCTACTCAACGACCTGTCTCATGGCTATGCGGATCCGAAAAGCATCGGGCTTCTCGTCATTGACGAGGCGCACAGAGCCGTGGGCGAGTACGCGTACGCCAAGGTCACCAAACTTATCCGGCGCTTTTCCAAGAGCTTCCGGGTCCTGGCcctgacggcgacgccgggctCCAAGGTCGAGACGGTGCAAGAAGTCATTGACAACCTGGGCATTTCGCACTGCGAGATCCGGACAGAAGAATCCATCGACATCCGGCAGTATGTCCACCAGCGAAACATTGACCCCTTAGTATTGGACCCCTCGGACGAGATGAATCTAGTCAGCGAGCTCTTTACCGAGGCACTGAAACCGCTCGTGGACAAGCTTAGCTCCCAAAACATATATTACGGACGAAACCCGATGGCACTCACGGCTTACGGGCTGATGCAAGCACAGAAGGAATGGTTTGCATCGCGCGGGCAGCACGCCAATCAGGGCATTCAGTTCATGATGCGAGCAATATTCAGTGTGCTGACAGGCCTCGCCCATTCGATTAAGTTGCTCAACTTTCACGGCATCAAGCCCTTTTATGACAATCTTGTCGACTTTCGCAGCGAGCAGGAGGACAAGGGAGAAAAGGGGTCAAAGTACAAGCGCCAGCTCATCGAACACCCAAGCTTTCGAGACATGATGGACAAGATCGCCATGTGGCTCAGAACagacggcttcgtcggccaCCCGAAGCTCACCGCGCTCGCGGACTGCGTGCTGAACCACTTCATGGACAAGGGCGAAGCGTCCGGCACCcgcgtcatcgtcttcagCGAGTATCGAGACTCGGCAGAGGACATTGTTCGCATGTTCAACAAACATCGGCCGCTGATCAAGGCTAGTGTCTTTGTCGGCCAGGCAGACGGTAAGCGCGGGGAGGGCATGAAGCAGGCTCAGCAGATTGCCACCATTGACAGGTTCAAGCGGGGAGAGTTCAACGTGCTCGTCGCGACGTCcatcggcgaggaaggcctAGACATTGGGCAGGTCGATCTCATTGTCTGCTACGACGCGTCCGCGTCTCCGATTCGCATGCTGCAGAGGATGGGGCGTACGGGCCGCAAGCGGGCGGGAAACATCGTCCTGCTGTTGATGCGCGGGAAAGAGGAGGACCAATTCGCCAAGTCCAAGGACAACTACGAGAAGATGCAGCAGCTCATATGCGAAGGTAGCCGGTTTTCGTTCCGGGGAGACCTCTCCACGCGAATAGTCCCTCGCGAGATCCGGCCCGAGGTCGACAAGCGGCACGTCGACATACCGGTCGAGAACACGCAAGACCCGTCTTTACCGGAACCAAAAAAACGCCGCGCTCCTCCGGGTaagaagaagccgccgaAGAAGTTTCACATGCCCGATGGCGTGGAAACCGGATTCCAGACCCTGTCACACTTTATGAACGCGGGCGGAAATAAGGCACGAGCGAAGCCGCAACGAAACAGGGAGCTGGACGACGTGGTGGAGATACCAGACCTCGAGAGCGTTGTGCTATCAGAACAAGGCATCCGCGAGCTGGACCGAGAATACCGCGACCTGCCCTTTAACCATAGCATGGTCGAAGAGGCTGATATGCCCAGCCTGGCGGCCCACCCCGAGCTACAGAGGCGACTCCAGCACGTCCACCGCGTCGAGCACGGTATCCATACTAAGCGATGCGTCAAGGCTCTGGGGAAGATGGGCTTGAAGCCAGAGAGCCTCGTGCGTCCCTGTCGAGAAGTCGATACGAGTGACTACCTTGAGATACCTGTGAGACCGTTTGTGAATTCGGATGGAGAAGAGGAAACCGAGGATCATGGCGAGGGGACAGTCTCGCCACAGAAGGGGACAGGGCACGCCACCGCCACGAAAATGGTAAAGCAGAAACGCAAACGGGCCGCCAACACTACAAAacttggcggcctcgaggcagacgacgaggagccgaCCTTGCTTGCTGGAGAAGGCCTtgaagaggaggacgagccAGGACTCCCGAAGCGAAAGCGCGGACGGCCGAAGAAGGCAGGGAAGGGCGCAGGCAGGACGAAGAAGGGTGGCATCAACAGCGACGAAGTGGGAGACGATTGCGAGCGAGACAGCGACATGATGGACACCGACGGTTCCGACGACGGGGCAGATCTACTCGACTTTGTCGTGGCGGACAACCAGGCCACGTCGAGCATGATGGACTCGCAGGCCACCTCGCCAACGTCACCCGCCTCGCAAGATACACCCCGGAATCGGGCCCAAAAGCCGTTCTATGTTCCGACTCACTTTCCCGGAACGCAAGAGAGCGATTGTATCCCAGACGTGACGACACTAGTTGGGGCAAAGCGCAAGGAGTCGCACGTGGACTCGGGCAACGAATCGGGAGACGTTGCCACGAGGAGACCAGCtcgtggacggcgtcgactgGTGGATAGCGATAGCGATGAGTGA